The sequence ACAGGAACACGCACATTAACAGCTCAGAATTATATTTTATGCTCCGATGTTCACTTATGCACTACAACAAGAGAGCTATCAATGGTTACACCCTTAATGAGCATCTAGGCTCTGCGCAACTGCCGCAACACAATTCTTTGCAAGAAAAAAAGAAGCCAAAAACAAAGCAATCCCAGAATTCATGATGAACATGAGGCACAAAACAATTTAAGTCATACGGCAGTAAAAAATAAGTAAGGTTTCTGTTACTTCTGCACCGAATAATAACAAACAATCAACATATTCCGTTTCAGGAAAGTCTAATATCATGATTCTAATTCTACAAACTAAACTACCAACATCAGTTCTTTGCCAACAAAGAAAAACTACAGACATAGTTATTAAGGGATTACAGAAACAAACTTCATAACTGGGGTGAAACCGTATCAATAGAAGCATTGTACATGGGATTGGCTAACCAAAGTTTGGCAAGAAACTGATGAGAGGTTGTGAGCCTGTGAACTTCTTCCATGAGCCAGATGTTACTTTCAGCTTTACATGGATGAATCACGGTGTCTAATGGTTCACCATTGATGTCAGCATCACTTCTCATTTGATCCCATTCTTTTACACGAACATTGGTCAGGTAATGGAGTGGCTGCTGATACATCTGTTTCATTGATTTGGCTAAACCACTCCACGAGGTAAATGATATGACTGAGCCACGCTGAACTGGAATTGGGATTTGCTTCATGTAGTCTTGATACATTTTTGCAGTTTTTATCAAAAACTCTGCATTGAGATAGTAACATTTTAGGGTACCCCTTTATAAAAAAACAAGTTAGTCAAACTAAATAAGCTACTAACTTTACTTATCAATATTTCTGCATTGATTTCGTACTAAAGAAGGATCAGTTTTATGCCAAACCCTGTTTTGACCCCTTAAACAAAGGACCCACTCAACCCATCTTGCCACATTTGGATATAAAATATGGAATAATCTTGCTAAATGATATGTCTATTACTGCAAAAGATTAAACAAATTACCTTCAGTTACTACATTTTTGACAGGCATGATAACTGCAGTTTCACTTTTTGGCCGTTTGAGACCAGCAAGGTCTTTGGTTCCATTAGAAGGAGAAGgtttgtcatcatcatcatcggacGATATATCCAAAGGAACTGGCACAGTTCTCTTCATTGCGACTCACATGCAACCTGACGAAAAAATAAATAATGTGAAGACTAATTTAGTTAGCACTCTCTCTGTCCGAAAATTATACAGTAGTTTATAAGCAAAAAACAAACCATTTAATAAAACATAATTAATACATTCTAAGTAAGGTATGATGAAAGTTGTATCCTTTACTTTTTACCTAAAAGCCACATGACAAATCTGGGTATGAAAAGAATCATTAATTTCTCTTTGTAGAGATAAGACATTTCACAAATCGAGTAAGTTATTGAAGAGTAATAATGTGTCACTGACCCGTTACCAAACTTGTTGAATCCGCCCATTTTGCCACGAAAATACTTAAAAGTAGATTTGAAGTTACTTGCattcacatttatatttatatcataGTTAATAGAAAACTTTGCTAAAATTATATGTCAATTTTAATTTACGTTAGGAAAGTGACTGACGGACACAAATGTTATACTACCTCTATATAAATAAAGAAAGGAAGGCAAAATAAATACACAAAAGGTGATAAttgacacataaatatatattttttttggcgAGAAACGAAAACTATATAACAAATCCTTTAATCGGAAAGAAAAAAAGACAAACAACATACAAGAACACGAACACGAACCGGGCTCGACAGCAGCAGCAAACTAACCCTAACAATAAAGAAAGGAAGGCAGAAATAAATACACAAAATGTGACAATTGACACATAAATAGATTGAATGTGCAGATGGACTGAAAATTAAAAGACATAAAACTCAGACCTCAAAATccataaaaggaaaaaaaaaaaaaaaaagaaaaaaaaaagcccTAACTACAGGAGTCAGCATTAAACTTTGAAATACGAAATCGTGatcaaaatcataaaatcaaaCCTCCCAAACATGCACTCATCTAAATTACAGTAATCATATTCCCCTCTTAACTTATAACTCTAAAAAAAAGTaatgaaattttgaaataaaatagTCAAGCATATCTAAAAATTACAGCTGATTGATAATCCTGTTGTCCTTCATTTCATTGTTCATAGCTACTATAAATCAAATTGCGGAGTATAAATTATGGTGATACATTAATACTATGACAATTTGAGTAAAACACTGAAACAGGAGTAAATTAAGAAATCGGAAAAGGGGGTGAAAATTAGGGTTAATAGACATTAGACTTACAGTAAAATAGAGCGCTTTAAATAAATGTTGGAGCTTTTCTTAATGGCTCTAAATTTCAGAGGACCGTTGCATGCAATTCAAAATCACGATTGTAGATGGAGAAGGGATATGTGAATTGAGGGGTATTTGGGTGAAATTATTGAGTGTGATAAAGGTCGTGGTCACAGTAAGGTAGGATcactatattaatttaattatttaataaaaaaaCAAGTACATAAATGTGAATATGAGGCTGTTATCggtttttataattataaaaacttTAAGCTTTGATGGTGATTTTTTAAGTACCATTTTTTAATTCATGTACATCTAAATAtttgttataattttaattatatttaaaataataatataagtttaatttacTAGATTAATTTAAGAGTATAATTGTGAATTTATGAGACAGAAATGTATATAgattaaaaagtggtgtgtgaggattACTCAGGAAACTTAACTAGACtactcacgcgttcatctcccaTAGTCTATTTGATAAATAGACTTTTGACTTGTTTTTTAATCAATGATATGTTAGTTTTTttacatcagtttgggatcacgAAACTTAACTACTCACGCGTTCATCTCTCGTAATTGCATAACTCGCCTTCAACTACTGTCTTGAAAGAGAACCAGACTAATCTGAGGGCATGATCGGTATAATTAATTCGAATGTATAACAACCACATATTCTCCATCACATGTATAAAATTAATTGAATTTGTCTAAATTATAAACAATGTTTACAAGATTTGAAGCACGTTTGTAAGACTCGCTCGCAAACTCcaattaattaaaaagt comes from Rutidosis leptorrhynchoides isolate AG116_Rl617_1_P2 chromosome 4, CSIRO_AGI_Rlap_v1, whole genome shotgun sequence and encodes:
- the LOC139843994 gene encoding protein RDM1-like; this encodes MKRTVPVPLDISSDDDDDKPSPSNGTKDLAGLKRPKSETAVIMPVKNVVTEEFLIKTAKMYQDYMKQIPIPVQRGSVISFTSWSGLAKSMKQMYQQPLHYLTNVRVKEWDQMRSDADINGEPLDTVIHPCKAESNIWLMEEVHRLTTSHQFLAKLWLANPMYNASIDTVSPQL